One window from the genome of Vicinamibacteria bacterium encodes:
- a CDS encoding type II toxin-antitoxin system PemK/MazF family toxin, with translation MARRLNRGELWLLGRPSPDKRRPVLILSRPSLIRALHTVTVAAVTSTLRGSPTEVALGMEEGLKKTSCVNLCNVFTVTQHDLERFVGSVSPEKMARVCRALVIACGCD, from the coding sequence ATGGCCCGTCGACTGAACCGAGGTGAGTTGTGGCTCCTCGGCCGTCCGAGCCCTGACAAACGGCGACCCGTTCTCATCCTGAGCCGGCCCTCTCTAATCCGTGCCTTGCACACCGTGACCGTGGCAGCGGTGACCTCGACGCTTCGCGGATCTCCCACGGAGGTCGCGCTGGGAATGGAAGAAGGATTGAAAAAGACGTCATGCGTGAACCTCTGTAACGTCTTCACCGTCACGCAGCACGATCTCGAGCGATTCGTGGGGTCCGTCTCCCCGGAAAAGATGGCTCGAGTGTGTCGAGCGCTCGTCATCGCTTGCGGATGCGACTGA
- a CDS encoding ribbon-helix-helix protein, CopG family produces MDKELLKRIDRDPEVRQRGRSAFIRSAVELYLRTKRRREIDAEIERAYEGHAKQMLDEVAELVGAQEWPVD; encoded by the coding sequence GAAGAGGATCGACCGGGATCCCGAAGTCAGACAGCGGGGCCGTTCGGCGTTCATCCGCTCGGCGGTTGAGCTCTACTTGAGGACCAAACGACGCCGCGAGATCGATGCCGAGATCGAACGGGCCTATGAGGGACATGCAAAGCAAATGCTCGACGAGGTGGCAGAGCTCGTGGGAGCGCAGGAATGGCCCGTCGACTGA